The sequence below is a genomic window from bacterium.
TGCGGTCATTGATATTGTCGGATCGCTGCTGGCGCTCGAACTGCTGGGTATCGAACGGGTCTATTGCGCGCCGCTGGTGCTTGGATCCGGCGTTGGACGCTCGGCGCACGGCCCGATTCAATTCCCTGCTCCGGCGGCGCTGGAGTTGCTCAAGGATCTTCCCGTGCGCCTGGTCGCCGATCTGGGTGAGACCACCACACCGACCGCCGCCGCCATCCTCGCGGAAGCGGCGGAATTCACGACCGACATTGTCCTGCGCGCCGAGCGCATTGGCTATGGCGCCGGACAAAAGACATTCGCCGACCGCCCCAATCTGCTGCGCGCGACCCTCGGCCTTGTCGATGCCTCCTTCGAGCACGACACGCTCTGGCTGGCCGCCAGCGACATCGACAACACCCGCCCGGAAGTCTTCGAATGGGTCTCTGAGAAGCTGCGCGAGGCCGGCGCGGTCGATGTCGTCACGTTCCCGCTGATGATGAAAAAGGGACGCATCGGCACCCGTATTGAAGCGCTCTGCGCCGATGACGCCCGCGCCGCCGTCGCGGCGGTCATCCTCCGCGAGACCGGCTC
It includes:
- the larC gene encoding nickel pincer cofactor biosynthesis protein LarC; this translates as MRAVYFDGQSGAAGDMILGALVDLGADLAAIRATLQPIVPAEFALQVERVSSYGIAAARVTVTVEESARHRRLADVESLLDAGSLSARVRTQATAVFRRLANAEARIHSTTVDKVHFHEVGANDAVIDIVGSLLALELLGIERVYCAPLVLGSGVGRSAHGPIQFPAPAALELLKDLPVRLVADLGETTTPTAAAILAEAAEFTTDIVLRAERIGYGAGQKTFADRPNLLRATLGLVDASFEHDTLWLAASDIDNTRPEVFEWVSEKLREAGAVDVVTFPLMMKKGRIGTRIEALCADDARAAVAAVILRETGS